Within Candidatus Desulfatibia profunda, the genomic segment TGCCTGCGGGTTGATGAAATTGGCGGTCCCGACCTGGACGGCCACAGCCCCTGCGATCAAAAACTCCAGGGCATCTTCGGCCGTCATGATTCCACCGATGCCGATAACCGGAATTTTGACGTTTTGAACCACCTGCCAGACCATGCGCAGGGCTATGGGTTTGATCGCCGGTCCGGAAAGGCCTCCGGTTACGTTGGCAAGTTTTGGGCGCCGGGTTTCAATATCAACGGCCATGCCGGTGATGGTGTTTATCAATGAAATCGAATCGGCCCCCGCCGCTTCCACACTGCGGGCAACTGCCGCGATGTCGGTCACGTTCGGGGAAAGCTTGACCATCAGATGCCGGGTCGTCTTTTCCCTGACCGCCCTGACAACCTCGGAAGCAGACTCCGGATAGGCGCCAAAGGCCATTCCGCCGGACTTAACATTGGGGCATGAAATATTAACCTCTATCCCTGCAATG encodes:
- a CDS encoding dihydroorotate dehydrogenase — translated: MRKRPHVRVNIGGIELKNPVMTASGTFGYAREFEHLVDLNRLGAIIVKGLSLEPAKGNPPQRIVETRCGMLNAIGLENVGLAAFVKEKIPFLAQLATPFFVNIYGKTIAEYAELAARLDDVKDIAGIEVNISCPNVKSGGMAFGAYPESASEVVRAVREKTTRHLMVKLSPNVTDIAAVARSVEAAGADSISLINTITGMAVDIETRRPKLANVTGGLSGPAIKPIALRMVWQVVQNVKIPVIGIGGIMTAEDALEFLIAGAVAVQVGTANFINPQATMDIIEGIESYLIAKKIADISDIIGSLEV